Genomic segment of Populus nigra chromosome 6, ddPopNigr1.1, whole genome shotgun sequence:
GTCACCATGTGTGTGTAACCGTGTGTTTCACGTGTATGGGCGATTAGTATTTGCCTAAGAAGAAACTGTACTTCCAAAATATGAAGGTTATTGTTGACTTCGTTATCCACTGCAGAATAAACTGTTAAAAAATGTTCTAGGAGGGCATGatcattttttcatatataaattcAGATATGAAATGAAGGTTTAATGTGCAAAGAGGATCGCACATCATTGATAACAACTGGTATCATAAACTATGGATTAATAGAACTTTTATTGACCAGAGTACACCTACTTGATATGAACACGTTGAATAGACATGGAAAATGCATGTGCAATTCTTGTTGCTTTTATGTGCTATGATGGATTAACATTTAGATGGTTGTTATTTTGATAGGTTCTTGGAGGTAAACCCGGAAGGAAAGGTTCCAGTGGTGAAATTTGATGACAAATGGGTCTCAGACTCTGATGTGATTGTTGGGATCTTAGAGGAGAAATACCCTGAGCCCTCTCTTGCCACTCCTCCGGAATTTGCCTCTGTGTAAGCATCTTTCTCATTCCATGACCGTCTCCACTAGTTTGAACGTGGATGTGGCAGTTTTCTGAGATTTGTTTTACATAGAAATGGGGCAGGGTGCAAAGCGAGGTACCATTTTCTTCTTAGAACGTAAGCTCTATTGTCACAATAAATGACAGGTGAGCAGGGGGAgaaagatgttttttaatagCGTAGTTTCATACTCAAGCTCGAGATTCACTGACTGATGTGAATATGGGAAAATATGGGAAGTTGCTGAAATAGATATCGTTTGCAAATCGattctattttgtattttgtgcTTAATGTTACGTTGCTTTCTTCTCACTGTTTATTTGGAAATGGATCCTTGAGAAGTTCATTGGCAGAGTGTGAAATTTCTTCATTTCTCTCGcattgtttttctcatttcatggTAAAATCTTCGTCAAAACATCTTGCATACTcgtagctctttttttttaataaaaaaaaaaaaattcttcttccaAGGATACATTATTCATCGGATGTTTTCTAATTACAATAACAGCTAGCTGATATATGCTTGAGGTTGTCTTTGGATGTTTCTAGATGGTTATTAACAGAAAGTTCTAGGATTGAATCATTAACTTGGTTGCTATATAAACCACGTGGAACTACAGGGGCTCAAAGATATTCCCATCTTTCGTCAAGTTCTTGAAGAGCAAGGATCCCAACGATGATACTGAGCAGGCTTTGCTTGAGGAATTGAAGGCGTTGGATGATCATCTTAAAGCACACGTACATATAGATTTGAAACACAGACATGTCTTTGAAGAATTTATGGTTCTGCTTTGCAGTTTAGTTTTGaaatataaactaatttattGGAGCTTGTTATCAGGGTCCATTCATTGCTGGAGAAAAGATCACTGCTGTAGATTTGAGCTTGGCTCCGAAGCTTTACCATCTTGAGGTTGCTCTTGCCCATTTCAAGAACTGGACTATCCCTGACAAGTTGACACATGTCCTCAACTACATAAAGGTactcatttctttttttgggcTATCCTGTTAATATGCaccttgttttttgtttcatatatttgacttaaacaaattaaatgatgGATCTAAAACTTTGATAAGCTGTTTTCATCTATGCTTGGGAAATCCCTTGTTTAGGTAACTAGCCGTGGATATTTCAACTCTCCCTTTCCcgtttcctttttttccccctcTCTTGGTCATGATTCTCATCATTCATATGAGATGGTAGGTTTTTAAACTACATTCATACCCTGGGTGACCTGATCTTTTGAAGTTGTTCGCTTCTATGGGTGTGATATTGAGATTCAAGTGTGGATTATTAAGAGAACACTGAAGTTTGCTAATGACTTGAACCTTATTGAAACACACTTCAAGTTTGATCGAccttttttgtttggaaatttgCATTACTTGTGCCAGTTGATGCATGACCTACTATATCAAGGGGTATGATATTCTTGAAAATTTAGCACcggaaaataaaatgatattcttGATGGTCGTTGCAGTAGCCTCAAGCTCCGCCTGAGACCCTGAGAAGTGATCCTTCTGAATTTGATTCATTCATCTCACTTCTTGGGCAAATTATCAGGAATACCTTATTCGTTATTGGGGTGTATGACATGGGGGGCTGAATGTGCCTGAGAATTATCAGATACTTTTAGAGATAGAACTAgcggaaagaaaaataaaattaagttccTATACTTCTATGAAGATGCCCTCTTTCTTGTCGAAGGTTGTGCAGAGGCTCGGGCAGATTCATAGAATACCGTGATGTTAGTGGTAGCTATTTGATTGGTCACATCATCCTGCATTAGGATTGGAAGTGCACAGCCAGGTCTCCTGCGGGGATGTGGCTGGGTCGTACAAAGCCTGAGTTTTGCCAGATCTTATAATGTAGACAGGGTAGGTTTGGCACGTGATGCCCTTTTCCTGGCAACCAAATGTGTATCTATATTCTCTGCACTTCAAGAAGAGTAGCAATTCAAGATTTGTTTATCCAATTCCCAGGTGGAATTATTATGTTGCGTCAGCTGAAGAGAGCTCTTGGGGTTTTAGATTTGCAAGTCAGCTGTGGTTCACGAGGTGCTTATGATTCGGTTGTATTAGGTTTCTTCATGGAAGTAAACCAACTTGAAGAACTCTGCTTTCCTATGATTAATGCTATTGATAGCATCAATAGCATGCATTAGCCTTACAGCTTTAAGGAACTCACGAGGGCCTTTTGATATTCATGTATTTTGtgtacaagataaaaaaaaaatcattatagtGAAATGCTCTATGATAATTAATGTGCTACAGTACTTGGGGAGAGAACTTTATCATGCTAGCTTTTAGGTTCAGTTAATTTGGAATAGAGCTAGAGGCATGTGACATCACATCTCCTTCAAATTACTGGTTGACTGAAGGAAATGTGATTTGGAtggggttattttatttttgaatttttgttattttgaactATTATGATTCAGGTCAATAGAAATACAGAACCCAAATCTCCCCTTAATTGTTGAAGTTGGAAGCTGATTAACAAATCCCTCTGCTCTTCCTTTGCAGTTGCTGTTCTCCCGTGAATCTTTCGAGAAGACGAAGGCTGCTAAGGAACATATCATTGCTGGATGGGAGCCAAAGGTCAATGCATGAATTCGTTCCAAATTATAAGCTATCAGAATCTGGTTATGTACTGTGGTTTAGCCTTCTCTATCAGAAAAgggcaagaaagaaagaaagttgagcCTGGTGTATGTCAGACATTTTAAAACCAAGCTGGTTGCTGTGTGTTCTATCATCTAATAAAATCTATTAACCTATCAATGTGAAATGGCTGGCATTGTATTTTTCTAGCAACGCGTTTCTGTTGTTTTGTTATGAGAGCACTGGCTAATGTCCATTCTGTTATTTTGCTCCgttttgtgttgttttgttttttgtttttgtttttcacgtGAGGACGTTCTGCATCTTCATGATAGGTATACATTGATAACAAATATGCTTTTTTCTAACTCAGCTAGGAAGCCAGAGATTGGGTTTTACCAAAACGGAAACGTTGATTGTGCAATGCCATTGGCAGGCATGCATTTAAATGCTAGATACAGGCCTTGACCAGCTCTGTTAATGAAGTTGGACTGCGTTATCCCACTGAGATTTTCCATTTGATGGAAATGGCACAACACCATATGGCACCCCATTTAGCTATGGATTCCAGGTGAATAAATCCAATTAAGTTTCCAGTGTACGTGTTGTGCAGTCATTAATTCATACACGCAAGGTCTCACCAAAACTTCTGCAGCACCCAAAACATAATGCTGCAAAATTAGCAGCATCATATTTCTCATGGCGAATAGTTGAGAGTAGAGGAGTCCGTTACGCTGAACAAGCTAAACCAGGCTTTATTAATAGGATACAAGATAATGGCGTACAAAGCAGAAACAGAAGCAAGAAATACTAGAGATAGACTAGATCAAAACAAGGCTGCAAAACCATCAATTCTGTCGAGACTCTGCTTGGCCAAACCATATGACCTGCCGCATTGTTTGCTTCTGTCAAGGTGCGAATACAGGTAAAAGGGCTTAAAAGCTTTTACCGTTGTAGCAATAGAGTTGAACTGGTTCTGCAGTTCATCAATTTTGCACAACTTGATTTCATCTGCAGAGAATGAAGAGCTCAATCTAAAGCATCAATTCTTTGAGTATATATTCCTTTTTCTGCATATCACACACTTATAACAAGTCCAGGAATGCTCAATAAACCAGAAACAAGTGAACAGTGATGGTATATTGATAGATACAAGGGCGGATCAACTTACATGGAGGAGAAGGGGCCTCCTGTATTTCTTGAAAGTTTCTCCGTCTCCTCCTCTTATCTCTGAATCCCAGATCCTTCCCTggatagctagctagctagattcATTTGGAGATAATACACGTAtagataagaagaagaaaaaagtggcTCGAACCATTGGTTAATTTGGATATACAGACAAGTCCCCCTGACTAGAATCAGGTCATGGCGAAAGACACCTATGCATGCATACAAATGATTCGGCATTCATCGCATGACTACtggttttgttaattaaaattaaaaaggcaaTGGGAAGCGGTGGTctaatgcatatatttttttcaataaattgagGAGAACCCTTTTCTCTTACATGTGTAAATGGATCCCtttttaattaactagtttCTTGACACGTACTTTGCAAGTGGattatttaactaatttataGTATTTTCCTCTAATTTTCAATAACGTttagaattatttataaatgaatataaattttatattttgatgattataattaaattatcttttcaaccatataatacaatttataattttatttaattaaaaattaggaacacaattgaattattattcaagaattaataattaatagttaGGGTAAATACATATAACACTtcgaaataataattacaaaaaaataaaaaatactagtaTAGTATGTAATATTTCAGGAGTgattagaatattttatttaatattatttagattttatatgatgtataaataaaaaataattaaaaaaggataaaaatatattttataattcatttttaaaaacagcCTATCTctagaaattaataattttctttttaagaagatctatcaatattttttttctaaattaaatatgaGGTTCACTTTACTTATAAATAGTACTGTGTATGTGTATATATTATAGTAttatattaaaagtataatatcccatcaataatttttatggaattcctttttatatatagttatggATAATGTATATATTAGGGGcgagtaaaaaaactgaaaaatatattaaactgagaaaattagaaaaaaaataactgaaaaaaccgaatcgtgaaaaaaaaccgattaaattttttaaaaaactgaccggttcggttcggtttcggttttataagtctgaaattaaaaaaacaaaaccgaatccaaaccgaaaaaatacaaaaaaaaccgagccaaactggtttgaaccggtttttgttctaaaaaaccaaaccaaaccgaaattagttagtttgaaccgattttggtttttttaaaaaaatttaatttaattaatttttaataaaaactgtatcaaataaaaaataaacacctcaaaaatatatataacataaaaacaattttttaatcatGCACGGTAGGTTGGGAGGTAAAAATTTGGAGGGCAAACCAAGAAAGTAACTTGAAGAGCCACACCTGGTTTGGGCCCACCAAATAAGGGGTTAAGATGAGCCGGTCTTCACAAAGGGGTGTTTTGCCAcggagttttgaaaaattttatttattttaaataaatttttttatgatttcaataattttaatatgttaatatcaataataaatttttttatatatatatatttaaattaaaattaattttaaaaataacacctACTACTAtcctaaacattttttttatttaatttacaaacaaGTATAAACAATAAGAAGTGATGGAATAGATATTagtaattatagttttaaaatcgaTTCAAAGTATGtactaatttaatttgaaaaaattaaaaaaacataaatgactTGATAACTTGATATCTGGCTCAGTTATTaacctttaagttttttttattataataatattattttcgttcttttttaataaaaaaaattaggtcgACAACTCCTGCTCAGGTGGGGGTTCTAAAACCATGTAAGTATGTCTCCCTTACCCTACATACCTCTAGGCTCAAAAAgacaattctttttaaataatccaAAAAGACAAATTCATACATCAACAGTGTGTGTAAACATAGGAATTAGCCTGAATAGTCATGCCAAGCCAAGGCGAGGCCCTCCCCCTCCGGTCTAAGACAAGCCGGTCTTAACCTGGTTTGGCTCATGAACAAATCCAAAAAGACAATTTCTTTTTCCGGTCAAGAAGACAAATCCATGCTTCAACCACATGAATTATATACAATATATAACAAGAAATATACATGACATAATAGCCCCTGATCGACTGATTACATTGATGAATATTGGATCCGAATACAATTATGATATATTCTTATATACACCCTAATTAAATAGTTGGTGCTGTCTTTTGTTTCATACAGCACaatacatgattttatttgtggCTAGGAGGACCATGGAAGCAACAGACCGTGGTTTTCTGCATTAAATTCACAAATACAGGGACCGCAACAAGACTTcgagataactttttttttttttttccctttgtgtTTTGGTCGGATTAGAGTTTCGAGGGAAGGCAAAACTACCAGCCCGAACACCGAACATGATAAGGAGATCGAGGGATCGATCGCTTTCATGGAAAAATTAATACatcattaattaatctttattcATCTGGATCATGATCTTTAGAGGATTCTGATTCTGATTGTTGGGAGATCATCCTCTGAATCACTCGACTGGTTTCTTCCTCGGACATTCTGTCATCCTTGCTTTTCGATTGAGCATAGGCCTCGAAGAATTCCTTGTTCTCTTTCTCTAATTCTTTCCACACTGCATAAATACAAGCCATtgctatatatatgtattactactgctactatatatatacatatttatgCGTAGCTAGCATACATGTTTTTTACGTAAGAAAAAATCATAGTGTTTGTGTTTGTCTGCATGTACTTGATGATTATGTgactatatattaaataatcatttcaagatttttttttttgacaagagaggatctaatatatatatatatatatttctggaTTGTTTACGAGATAAACAAgccataatcttttttttttagatcaaagCCAAGATCAATCAGGCATATTGGAATGAATCTATGAGATGATTACATCAAGTAACTCGTATAAACAttctaattcattaaattttgtgAGCAAGCTCGTATGGCAGGATCGATTGGCTTTTCTCTTTTAAGGCATGCTTACATGGATCATAGCCTCACAGGGCAAGTCTACAACCTAAGTAGAGGCCATTTAAACGGGTTGAATTTAGGTTCTCCacgatagtaaaaaaaataatgaaaaaatcatgattatACATATAATCTTTTTTGGTAATTATCATAGTtaagaactattttttttataaggaaaaattaattaaatatttaatctcaaacctataaagaaaaaataactcatAGATTTTTCTACTAAAACTTTTTAGACCTACTGTACATGACATGGCCAAGCTCTATTTGTAGTCATCAGTCTAGAGAGTACATGACCATATCTTCAAGGTAACAGAgagtgaataatatttaatacacacacacatgaacCCACTTGATTTTTATCTGTGTTAAACGAGCGTGATCTGGTATCACATCCTTCTCTATTGccttaataattaattaggttaatATTACAAAGTGAAGGTTTGAAGGATTGAAGGGAAGAGGATGAAAAGGTAGAAATGGACAGAATTAGGGAAATTACAAACCAGTGGAGGTGATGACAGGCTCGATATTTGCATGTTTAGAGAGAGCTTCCATGCACTCTTCTTTAGTCATGTTGAAGATCAGGCACTTCTCTATAAGGTGCTGCACCTATAAATTTAATCACCATACAAATCCATCAACagcaaaatcaagattttcagAAACAGAAACAGTCAATAGAATGGATGAATCAAACAAGTCCCAACATAGATATCTATGACCAGGCAATAAAAATCTAAGAGAACTAAAGAAGAAAACGTTGAGCTAGATATTCTATAAGATTAACCATGTGTATGTATGAAGCAGATGAGTCTCCCATGATCCTGATCCAAAACACCAGTGCTATATATATACGCAGAATATTAAGCAAGAACTGCAGGAAAACAAATATGTAACTGCAGAATGTCTGGGTTGGTGGTgcaatatatataatacaaggAAGATGATTGCATCATACCATAGGAGGCGATCAACAGCGAAGGAAATAAGGTGTCGTCGGGATGCTAGCTAGTGGAGATGGGTCCAGCAATCCCACGTGGGGGATAGATGATAATTGGTGGAGAGGGGATTAGAGGAGATATGTAAATGACCATTTCTTTGTCTTGTAGGATTGCTTTTAGGGCAGTCCTTCACCACGTGATAAGTGGGTCCTTACCACCATCTAGAGAATTTCTCTAGACAGACAATCGATTCCCTCTAATACTAGCCAaatgataatatataaataattatccaAAAATGCAATGTTACCAGCagaatgtatatatattaacatgatGATCACGAGGATCAATACTAATATAATACTATATACGTACCTTGATCATTCAATCCACGCCACTCCCTTTTATGTTTGACATTAATATTTCCATGCTTGATCTTTTCCTATTGTTCATGCTTAAAACAGGGATTCATAATTAGAAACATCAGCCTCTGTAAATGTTGCGCTGAGGGTGGTGATGATTTGATCATTACTTCGGTTTTAATTGACATGGTTAAGAAAACTCTCCGAAGTTCAGATTTTTAGTTCTCTGATGATTCAAGACCAACAAAAATTGCCCATACCATTGAGTGTGACATGACTTGATTTGTCAGCAAGGCCAACACCCGCCAAGATGCCAATGTGAACTGTAgcatttttctatcaaattgaaagaaaaggaattagCATTGGGTACGCAAATGGCATGTTGCAGCTCATTTTCTTTGTCTTTCTGTTAAGTAGAGGGGCCAGGCTTGTTATTCTGTTGCTTTATATAGTTTCTTTACAAGTAGCTAGATGTTGTGCTTTCGCCAATTGATCTCTCTGATCATGAACACCGAGCACCTGGGTTCAGAGCACAACATCATATACAGTGTCAACTGATCAGAGAAGGAAAATTCACTTCTCTGCAGATGATAAATGCATTGTTCCTGTTAATAAGATCAATTATTGCCAATTTTTTAGGAGTATGGAATTGTTTTTGAGGCAAACGTCAAAAGAACAATAACAATCaatgtataatatttaaaaacaaacccaGTTTAATATTGTAGTTCTAGGCAACGTACAATGCGTCAACGTCTCTGTCTTGTTGCTAGAGTTCTTGACAGGTTTGTCTTTTCTCTTCTAGTTCATGCATCATCTAGTTCCATCAACTCGTTCCATCTTGAAAAAGTTTATTGACAATTAAGCTGTGGCACAACAAACCAGCTAAAATTAGACCATATGAAATTTAGCTTCTCATAGATattttcccaaaaaatttgtCCCTACACTCAACTCCATCATAGCATCTAGTTAGGCATGATATCTTTTCCGATTGAACAAAAACCTCAGCTATACATGTTGCAAAAGGCATGGAAAGAAGAAAGAGGGAATTTTTTGTATGAGTATTCTTCTTCAGTAAATTCAGCACGTCTAACTCTTTCCTCATGATGatttttctccatgtttttttcccCGAGTACGGAACACTAATGCCTAGAGGGTGTAAAATCAACGCAACTTTCATGCATGTGTGGTCCAACCAAAGGGAAGATCCCTGATAACTACAGAAGGTAGATTGGCAGCAAGTTGAGTTAGAGGTGCTCATTTTGTTGTTATTTGATCTTGTTTTGCCATGTCAACACACCCAATAGCCAGATTTTGATATGGTATAGATTGAGCTTGATGATGTGTCAAGCATGGATTGGGTTAGAAGATGAGGTAATAGTAACTTTCATATCCAATGAATTTccctattaatattattatgggACTTGACCTTTGTATATATGAACTTT
This window contains:
- the LOC133696504 gene encoding uncharacterized protein LOC133696504, whose protein sequence is MGDSSASYIHMVQHLIEKCLIFNMTKEECMEALSKHANIEPVITSTVWKELEKENKEFFEAYAQSKSKDDRMSEEETSRVIQRMISQQSESESSKDHDPDE
- the LOC133697352 gene encoding glutathione S-transferase DHAR2-like, translating into MVLEIAVKAAVGAPDILGDCPFSQRALLTLEEKKIPYKSHLINLSDKPQWFLEVNPEGKVPVVKFDDKWVSDSDVIVGILEEKYPEPSLATPPEFASVGSKIFPSFVKFLKSKDPNDDTEQALLEELKALDDHLKAHGPFIAGEKITAVDLSLAPKLYHLEVALAHFKNWTIPDKLTHVLNYIKLLFSRESFEKTKAAKEHIIAGWEPKVNA